Sequence from the Pseudophaeobacter arcticus DSM 23566 genome:
TCGCGTTGGCCCTTTGGCCCGGGGTGAAATTAGAGTGAGTGTGAGCCTATCGCCGTTCCAACGTAGAAGGGTGAAATTTCATGAAAAACATCGTGGGAGAAATCTAAACATGAAACATACAAAACTAACCGTCGGAGCCTTGGTGACTGCGGCCTTTATGGCACCAGCAGCACAGGCGCAGGAATATATTACAATCGGTACGGGCGGTGTGACCGGTGTGTATTACCCAACAGGTGGCGCGATTTGCCGCCTGGTAAACAAGAGCCGCAAAGAGCACGGGTTCAAATGCGCCGTGGAATCCACCGGTGGCTCTGTCTACAACATCAACACCATCCGCGAAGGCGAATTGCAGTTTGGCGTTGCCCAGTCCGATTGGCAGCACCATGCCTATCACGGCACCTCCAAATTCTCCGAAAACGGCCCCTTTGAAGGCCTGCGCGCGGTATTCTCGGTGCATCCTGAGCCCTTTACCGTTGTGGCACGTGCCGATGCCGGCATCACCACCTTTGACGATCTGAAAGGCAAGCGCGTCAACATTGGTAACCCCGGCTCCGGTCAGCGTGGCACCATGGAAGTTCTGATGAACGCCAAAGGCTGGGGCATGGAAGATTTTGCACTGGCAACCGAGCTGAAAGCGGCTGAACAGTCTGCAGCCCTGTGTGACAACCAGATCGACGCCATGGTCTACACCGTTGGTCACCCCTCTGGTTCGATCCAGGAAGCCACCACCGCCTGCGATTCCGTACTGGTAACCGTTGATGGCGACGCCGTGACCAAACTGGTTGAAGACAACGCCTTTTACCGCACCGCCACCATCCCCGGTGGCATGTATCGCGGCTCTGACGCGGACGTACAGACCTTTGGTGTGGGCGCGACCTTTGTCTCCTCCACCGATGTTCCGGACGAGGCGGTCTATGCGGTTGTGAAATCGGTGTTTGAAAACTTTGATGCCTTCCGCAAACTGCACCCTGCCTTTGCAAATCTGAAGCCTGAAGAGATGATCGCCGATGGTTTGTCTGCACCGCTGCATGACGGTGCGGCCAAATACTACCGTGAAAAAGGTTGGATCGAGTAATAAATCCAACGACATAGGGAGGGGCGCGATTTCGTGCCCCTTTCACCTTACGAGGGGGTACCCCCCAAAACCAATAATATCAGACAGGGTCCGCAACAGGGGGCTTTCCCCATAGGACGGATCACTTCTGTATGGGAGATTATCCATGACATCCGATGTTCAGGGAAATCGACCGCTTAGCGAAGATGAACTGCAGGAACTGGTCGCCTCCTCTGATGCGGGTGCGCGCAACCCGGTCGGAGCTGTGGGACTGTCCCTTGCCATCATCGCTGTGAGCTGGTCCGTTTTTCAAGTCATTCTCGCCTCACCGCTGGCAAATTACCTGCTACCGGGCGCGGTCAACAATAATTCGCGTCTGATCCATCTTGCCTTTGCGCTGATGCTGGGCTTCATGGCCTATCCGGCGATGGGCCGCGAAAGCCGCAATCTGATTTCCTTTGCGCTTGGACATCTTGGCACCGTTCTTGGGCTGGGCGCCTTTACGGTGGCGGTGATGGTTACGGTCTCGCCGGATATCTCCATGAATGTGGCCGTTGTGATTGGTGCCGTGGTTGCGCTGGCGCTGGTGGCTCCCACCTTCCTGAATGGCACTGGTGTCGCCACCGCAGTGGAACGCATCGTCAGTGCCTGTGGGGTGTTTGCGGCGATTGTGGTGCTGTTTTACAGCGCCTTTGCCATTCTGGGCCAATACCTGTTGGGCAGCTGGAACACCACCCTGCAGGGTGTGGCGCTGGTACTGGCACTGGCCATGGGCGCCTGGTTTGTGCTCACCTATGTTCGGCAATGGAAAACCCCCGAAAGCGGTTTTGTTCCGGTTCAGGACTGGGCCCTGGCCGGGGCCGGGGTCTTTGTCGCCATCTATGGCTATCTGAACTATCAAAAGATCGTCGACAGCGGCGGCCTGGCGGATGACATCGACAAGTTCTACGCCCTTGCAGGTCTCTTGATACTGTTCGAGGCGGCGCGCCGCGCGTTGGGGCCGGCCATGGCGATTATTGCCACGGTATTTCTGGCCTATGTTTTCTTTGGCGCCTCTGACTGGGTGCCCGAAGTCATTCGCTGGAAGGGCGCAAGCCTGAAAAAAGCGATGAGCCATATGTGGATCACCTCTGAAGGTGTCTTTGGTATCGCGCTTGGGGTTTCGACTAAATTTGTCTTTCTTTTTGTGCTCTTCGGCGCACTTCTTGATAAGGCCGGGGCAGGGAACTACTTTATCAAAATGGCCTTTGGTGCCCTGGGCCACCTGCGCGGTGGTCCGGCCAAGGCGGCTGTTGTGGGTTCTGCGGCAACCGGGCTTATCTCGGGTTCTTCGATTGCCAATGTGGTCACCACCGGCACCTTTACCATTCCGCTGATGAAGCGGGTCGGCTTCTCATCCGAGCAGGCCGGATCGGTCGAGGTTGCCTCATCCGTCAACGGCCAGATCATGCCACCCGTGATGGGGGCCGCGGCCTTTTTGATGGTTGAATATGTCGGCATTTCCTATGTCGAGGTGATCACCCACGCCTTTCTGCCGGCGGCGATTTCCTATATCGCACTGGTCTATATCGTGCATCTGGAGGCGGTGAAGCGCAATATGCCCACATTGGGCAACCGCGAAGTCCACATGACCCGCACCATTCTGGGCATGGCGAGCTTTTTTGCGGTCTTTGCCGGACTTTGCTACGGCAGCCAATTCCCGGTGGAGGCGGCCTATAGATGGGCGCCGAGTATTGCTGGATTCCTGATGTTTGGCGTGGTCTTTGCCATCTATCTGGCCCTGGTGGCTTTGGCGTCCGGCATCGATGATCTCGAGCCGGATGACCCCAATGCCGAAGAGATCGAACTGCCGGATATCTCCAAGATCTACAAAGCGGGTCTGCACTATATGCTGCCCATCGTGGTGCTGGTGTATTTCCTGATGATCGAGCAGAAATCTCCGGGGCTTTCGGCCTTCTGGGCCACGGCACTGCTGTTTGTCATCCTTCTGACCCAAAAACCCATCAAGGCGATTTTTCGCAAACAAAGCAACATGATGCCCACCTTTGTTGAGGGCTGTCATGACCTGTGGAGCGGCTTGATTGACGGCTCTCGCAACATGATCGGTATCGCCCTTGCAACGGCGACGGCCGGTGTGATCGTGGGCACGGTGACGCTGACAGGGGTTGGTCAGGTGATGGCCGAGCTGGTGGAAACCATGGCCTATGGGCTCACCTATCTGAG
This genomic interval carries:
- a CDS encoding TAXI family TRAP transporter solute-binding subunit produces the protein MKHTKLTVGALVTAAFMAPAAQAQEYITIGTGGVTGVYYPTGGAICRLVNKSRKEHGFKCAVESTGGSVYNINTIREGELQFGVAQSDWQHHAYHGTSKFSENGPFEGLRAVFSVHPEPFTVVARADAGITTFDDLKGKRVNIGNPGSGQRGTMEVLMNAKGWGMEDFALATELKAAEQSAALCDNQIDAMVYTVGHPSGSIQEATTACDSVLVTVDGDAVTKLVEDNAFYRTATIPGGMYRGSDADVQTFGVGATFVSSTDVPDEAVYAVVKSVFENFDAFRKLHPAFANLKPEEMIADGLSAPLHDGAAKYYREKGWIE
- a CDS encoding TRAP transporter permease gives rise to the protein MTSDVQGNRPLSEDELQELVASSDAGARNPVGAVGLSLAIIAVSWSVFQVILASPLANYLLPGAVNNNSRLIHLAFALMLGFMAYPAMGRESRNLISFALGHLGTVLGLGAFTVAVMVTVSPDISMNVAVVIGAVVALALVAPTFLNGTGVATAVERIVSACGVFAAIVVLFYSAFAILGQYLLGSWNTTLQGVALVLALAMGAWFVLTYVRQWKTPESGFVPVQDWALAGAGVFVAIYGYLNYQKIVDSGGLADDIDKFYALAGLLILFEAARRALGPAMAIIATVFLAYVFFGASDWVPEVIRWKGASLKKAMSHMWITSEGVFGIALGVSTKFVFLFVLFGALLDKAGAGNYFIKMAFGALGHLRGGPAKAAVVGSAATGLISGSSIANVVTTGTFTIPLMKRVGFSSEQAGSVEVASSVNGQIMPPVMGAAAFLMVEYVGISYVEVITHAFLPAAISYIALVYIVHLEAVKRNMPTLGNREVHMTRTILGMASFFAVFAGLCYGSQFPVEAAYRWAPSIAGFLMFGVVFAIYLALVALASGIDDLEPDDPNAEEIELPDISKIYKAGLHYMLPIVVLVYFLMIEQKSPGLSAFWATALLFVILLTQKPIKAIFRKQSNMMPTFVEGCHDLWSGLIDGSRNMIGIALATATAGVIVGTVTLTGVGQVMAELVETMAYGLTYLSAMAVHAISPLTDFVGITSFQGTVAERAADMTGTILVFVLICVGLLSLVLGMGLPTTANYIVVSSLMAGVVVELGAQSGLIVPLIAVHLFVFYFGIMADVTPPVGLASFAAAAVSGGDAIRTGFVAFFYSLRTVALPFVFIFNTDLLLIDVTWVQGIMVAISATIAILVFTAGTMGYFVTRSRLYESFLLVFVAFALFRPDFFMNRIMPPHTEVAPTELVQALGAAEAGQQLRLTIEGPDFDTGEIASTTLIVEAIEGLDGAALAEKAGLILLPEGSQMNLDAPGFGTPAEQDLGSFDFYGDTPVFVKEILAPVDQLPKELVFIPALLLLGLIAMMQRGRVRREGDPA